One stretch of Dokdonia sp. Hel_I_53 DNA includes these proteins:
- a CDS encoding PhnA domain-containing protein, producing MSLRELNKRSLVCELCTNQYDLAPFTVEPREEEILACKTCIAQIENPELVDPNHWRCLNDSMWSTVPAVQVVAWRMLTRLKNEGWPQDLLDMMYMEEETLEWAKATGEHIEEDENTLIHRDSNGTRLEAGDSVVLIKDLDVKGANFTAKRGEFMRNISLVHDNEEHIEGRIQGQQVVIVTKWTKKSN from the coding sequence GTGAGCTTAAGAGAATTAAATAAAAGAAGCTTAGTTTGTGAGTTATGTACTAATCAGTATGACCTTGCTCCATTTACTGTGGAGCCTCGCGAGGAAGAGATTCTAGCCTGTAAAACGTGCATAGCACAAATCGAGAATCCTGAGCTTGTAGATCCTAATCACTGGCGTTGTCTAAATGATAGTATGTGGAGTACAGTTCCTGCAGTACAAGTGGTTGCTTGGCGCATGCTAACGCGTCTTAAAAACGAAGGATGGCCGCAAGACCTTCTAGATATGATGTACATGGAAGAGGAAACTCTAGAATGGGCTAAAGCTACAGGCGAGCATATCGAAGAAGATGAGAATACACTAATTCACAGAGATTCGAATGGAACAAGGCTTGAGGCTGGTGATAGTGTAGTACTAATTAAAGACCTTGATGTTAAAGGAGCAAACTTTACTGCCAAACGTGGAGAATTTATGCGTAATATCTCTCTGGTCCACGATAATGAAGAACATATTGAAGGCCGCATCCAAGGCCAGCAAGTGGTAATTGTCACAAAATGGACAAAAAAATCAAACTAA